DNA from Brassica napus cultivar Da-Ae chromosome C4, Da-Ae, whole genome shotgun sequence:
CTTTGTTCGTGTGCTTCATCACGGTTAAAACACTTAGAAGCTCTCATAATCCCACaaattatcatggtatcagagcagcaaCAATCTTGAAACCTTTCTAAATTCCGCAAAATCAAAACTCTGTTTCTAGTTCTTAAACTTTACCTCTGACCAAGTAAATCCTCaagatggagaacaacaacaataacaacaaccgAATCAGCATACCTGTGACCCTGAAGGGGATTAACTACCTCTTGTGGGCCAGGATGGTGAAGATTGCCCTTGGAGGAAAGGGTTTGTGGAGTCATGTCTCAGCAGAAGCAGCTCCAAAACAAACcacccaaggagaagatggacaGGAGATTGTGGTAGCTACTGATGAAGACAAATGGGctcaggaagatctcatggttctcACGGTGCTCCTTAGCTCCCTAGAACCCGCCATCATGGAGTCTTACTCCTACTGTGAAACTACCAAGCAGCTGTGGGATACACTCTACAAAGTGTATGGAAATACCTCCAACCTTACAAGGGTCTTTGAAGTAAAAAGAGCTATCAATACCCTCAACCAAGGAGATATGGAGTTCCAGCCTCACTTTGGCAAGTTCCGGTCTCTTTGGGCAGagatggaactactcagaccaCATACTACCGACCCCGCCACTCTCTTAACCAGGCGTGAAGAGGACAGAGTGTTTGGACTACTGCTCACGCTTAATCCATCTTATGGGAGCTTAATCAAGCACATCCTGAGAGCTGACAAGTTACCTGACCTGGATGAAGTATGCGCTCAAATTCAGAAGGAAGAAGGCTCTGTGGGCTtatttggaggcaagggagacttaaacATGGCACATCAAGCTGAACGAGCCGTGTCAAACAAGGCAGCTTACAAGCTAGATGAGAAGAAAAACTTGACCTGcgatcactgcaagaagaagggccacatgaaggacaaatgctggatactacatccGCACCTCAAGCCCAACAAATTTAGGGACAACCGCCCTCAATACCAAGATGCAAGAGCCAACTTCTCAACTGATGGTGCTGAGCCAACAACACCAATCACCATGGGTATAAGCAACCTAGGTGTGGGAAGAGCTACTGCCTCCACATCAGGCTATGCCACGCCAAGAGCCAATCTAGATGAGACCATCAAGAAGTCTGACTTAACCGCTCTCATCAAGGCTCTCAAGGAATCTGGTATATCTAAAACTCTTGGTATCTCCCTTAATGCTTCTCACAATGCAAATGGTtctatgaataattttaaatcggCTAAGCCCTTAGTTATAGACTCTGGtgcttctcatcacatgataagtgaTTTAGAACTGATTAAGAACATAGAACCGGCTttaggaaatgtgatgatagcaaatggagataaaattccAATAAAAGGTGTAGGTGAACTtagattgtttgataaagaatctaaagctttctatatgcctacaTTTGCCTCAAACCTACTGTCTGTTAAAAAAGTAACTAATGATCTCAATTGTCAAGTTACTTTCACGCCTAACAGTGtatactttcaggatattgattctagtaagttgcttggcaaaggtgttaccaagggagacttgtacttACTTGAGGACACAAGACCTGTATCTCAATTATCGTGTGTGTTTCATTCTGTTTCTGAATTCCCTAAAGATGAAatctggcatgctagactaggacatccccattctcgtgccttgaacatcctgttgcctagtatttcttttaaaaatgagtgtgaagcgtgtatattaggaaaacattgcagaactgtgtttcctaaatcaaaaacccaatatgaaaactgctttgatttgattcactctgatgtgtggactgctccatgTGTATCTAGAgaacaacataaatattttgtgacattcattgatgaaaaatctaaatacacatggatcactttgttgcaatctaaggatagggtgctagaagcatttaaaaattttcagaaCTATATTACTAACCATTTCAATGTTAAGATTAAAAttcttagatcagataatggtggtgaaTATACTAGCACAACCTTCAAACAACATCTAGCCTCACATGGAATCATTCAACAAAccagctgtccttacacaccccaacaaaatggtgtggctgaaagaaagaatagacacttgatggaagtggcaaggAGTATGATGTTCCATACAAATGTACCCAAGCGGTTTTGGGGGGATGCAGTAGTCACAGCCACCTACCTAATCAACCGCACACCTACAAGAGTCCTCTTTGATGCCACCCCATATGAGGTACTAAACAAATCTAGACCATCAATTGAtcatttgcgtgtgtttgggtgtgtgtgctttgttttgattccaggagaactaagaaacaaactggaggcaaagagcacaaaggcaatgttcattggatactctacgCACCAAAAGGGGTACAAATGCTATGTACcagagacaaggagagtcctagtatccagagatgttaagttcatggaatccaaggcctattatgatgagaagagttgggaggaactcaaagatctatctcATTCTGCCTCGGACAGAGCTAACAACCTGAAGATTCTTATGGAAAGACTCGGCATTAACCTAGAAAAGGAACCAGAGAAAGGCCGGGACACTACTCCTTATAAAGAGACCATGGTTCATAACACTGAAGACTCTCATCCTGACCATGAAGGGGGGAATGAAGATCAACCGGCgcaagctcaacctgaagaaAACCCAGTATtatctcatgatcaagatgagatggGACAACCAGACACTGAAGCTCAAGAAGGAGAACCAAGCAGCAGTAATGAACCTGAGCAGACACAAGTCCTAAGGAGAAGTACAAGGATCAGAAGACCAGCCTCAGATTGggttaaaaatgattttgtttactacaatgctcaagctgtggcACATCCAGAAAGTGGATTAtgctccctagctcactatccagaagaacatcaagtctttatgagttcattggacctggaatggataccaagaacatatgcagaagctatggaagatgatgaatggaggaaatcggtggatgatgaaatgagggccatggagaagaacaacacctggtatgagacagaacttccaaaagggaagaaagccgtgaccagcagactcatacataccattaagtatcttgcaaatgggaagccagaaagaaagaagaccagactggtggcaagaggatacacacaagtgtatggagaggactatctagacacctttgcaccagtggccaagcttcatacaatccggattCTACTCTCATTAGCAGTGAACCTAGAATGGGacctttggcaaatggatgtgaagaatgctttcctgcaaggagaactagaagatgaagtgtatatgaaaCCACCTCCGGGGATGGAAgaaatggtgaaaccagggaatgtccttagactcagaaaggcaatctatggcttgaagcaatcaccaagagcttggtaccacAAGCTAAGCACTACATTGAATGGAAGGGgatttgtgaagtctcaagcggatcacacactcttcactctcaccagcaagcaaggaATTACGGTAattctagtctatgtggatgacatcatcatcacgggtagtgacaaggaggggatcagttTAACCAAGACATTTCTCAAGGCcgcatttgacatcaaagacctgggagaactgaagtacttccttggcattgagatgtgcagatcaaaggaaggattattcatgtcccaaagaaagtataccctggacatattaaaggaggcaggagatcttggaggaagacatgccaagacaccacttgaagaaggttacaaggtattgcgagagggggagtatgaagacactccatttgaagatgtcaagcagtatagacggatggttgggaagctgatctatctaaccatcactcggccagatgtgtgTTTCGCAGttaatcaagtgagccagcacatgcaaactcccaaggttcatcactggaacatggtggagaggattcTAAGATACTTAAGAGAAGCGCCAGgacaaggtgtatggatggcttgcaacaagaacactgaggtgataggatactgtgatgcagattgggctggagatagagtagacagaaggtcaaccaccggttattgtacattcattggagggaatcttgtcacttggaagagcaagaaacagaaagtAGTATCTTGTTCAAgcgcagaagcagagtacagatcaatgaggaagctaaccagtgagcttatctggataaaggggcttttaggcgacttgggaattgagatcacctctcccatgaccatgcactgtgacaaccaagccgcaatacacattgcatccaactcagtctttcatgaaaggacaaagcacatagaagtagactgccacaaggtcagacaagcagtggagcagcaagtgattctcccatgttatacaagaagtgcggatcagctggctgacatcttcaccaaggcggccagtagcaaagtttgtgagtccattcttccaagacttggactcataaaccttCCATGTCAATGATCTCCTCACCGtggagtattctactctttttcctttgcttggtttttatcccaagtggtttttccaagaaaaggttttaatgagggaatacttcatggctttccaagcttgacactcactactgtcaagcttgaaggggagtgttgacatgaagaattaAACAAAGGGAAGTAGTGGAGGAAGTAGGAGAAGTGGCCATATCACATACCAAATGGGGAGGAGTGGCTAGTCCACTACTAGTTAGTAGAGGAAGTGGGAGGAGTggccatatcacttaccaaatggggaggagtggctagtccactactagttatttattcttccaccattgagtgcttattgcttttgtttcctttaaatACACCATGTATGTTACACAATTCAATACAAACATTTCTTTCATTCTCTCAATCTCACAAATCCTCTCATTCTCTTAAATTCGCaaatttctcttctctctcaaatacTTACGGTTACTTCACTCCTTTTTTACTTTGTTCGTGTGCTTCATCACGGTTAAAACATTTAGAAGCTCTCATAATCCCACAAATTATCAGCAGTGACCAGGAACTCCGCATATGAAGTGTTGAAATCCTCGTTTGGTTAGAGTTACCGTGTCTGATCCAGTTTGGTACCTCGCTAACGGATTAGACGAGTAGCATAGCTCGAAATCATGGGGAGTGACTTCAGTGACGTCGTGGAACTCGTTGTTGTATTCGAAGACCAGTGAGTTTCCTACTTGAAAAGTTCTTGAAGAAGCCCAAGCTTGGTAATCCACACCCATCATGGTCCATCCGCTCGAGTCGCCGACTTTGTGAACCGTTCCTCCTACTCCAACCCCAATAAGTGCCACAAGAATCATAAGAGAAGTGAAGAAAAGTTTGCTATTGATCCAAGCCATAATTGATCGTTGTTTGGTTCTTGATTTTTAGAGTCCAGAGAAAAGTTTGGTAGATATCTTATGGAGAAgtgattgagtttgttttgtgaaaAATCTAGTTCCCCTATACATGTGTTTATATAGAAACCGAGGATTCCAAGATAAGGAAAAATTAAGATAATCAACTATACACAATCTCAATAAAAAGGGAAATTGTTGaatatatatttggatatttttaatgATGTTTAGTTTTTgtactttctttcctttttatgagttattcttgggttcaccccctaggatgaacctaaaggttcaccaaccaatagaaaattgtcattttaaatctagtatcttttaattaagaaaaccaaataacttggcaaattatattatattttcaaaataaaatttaaaaataaataaaaataatatataaaaaacgaattcaaaaaaaaaaaataatgttgtcaacaaaacactaaaccctaaactctaatactaaaacctaaacttaaatcctaaaccctaaatctttgggtaaaccttaaatccatgggtaaacccctaaacccttggaaaaatactaaacatgttgtcaacgaaacactaaaccctaaacactaatcctaaaccctaaacccttgggaaaaccttaaacccttgggtaaaccctaaacccttaggtaaaccctaaacccttggaaaaacactaaacatttggataaattctaaattataaatcttaaacactaaactctaaatcttaaaaataaatattttttttaaaaataatatttttttagaactattgttatttttatttatttaattttttattttttattttaaaagcataatataatttggcaagttattttgtttacttaattaaaagatattagatctaaaatgacaactttctattggttggttaggttcaccctagggggtgaacccaagaaaaagtctTTCTGTATAAAGGAAACAGATAAACAACGACCGTCTTcaatataaatttcattttttgtttgcaTACGTGATAAAAAAATTCCcatttttcttagtttttgtatagtttattatattaaaatttttcatCGGATTATCTTTTTCTTGTTCTCTTTATCCGACTTGCCTCCAGTATTTTCTTTGAGTAGCGAAGTCCATATCATGGTTTAGAGATATATGAGATTATAAGtaattctatatattatttttcaaaaaatagtaattctattattataaaataattattcataAATACCAGTTTCATTTTAGTTAACCGGTTTGGATTAAAGTTAAGAATAACTTTCTAATTTAGGTGTGGGGCGAGgattcttagagcatgattaacccgaaGTTCTTAGGatggagttcttagcggaagttaagaaacagtttcttaacttccacTAAGAACTTCACTCAAAGAACCCcggattaatcatggtcttagtgTACTATCGAATGGTAGTCCAAATTGATGATAATGCAATTTATCAACTttaaaaagagtaaaaataaTTGCTAATTACACAAATAATACGTCAAATCACATGATCACACACCTGgttaaaaatcagaaaaactccgattaccaaaataaaaatttctctCTCTGAATGGTATATGAGTGAGAAGAGAtagaaagttatattttaaacatatcaTCTTATCTTTTTGAGTTTTGTTAGATTTCTTCTGCTGTCCAGATTCAGTTTTCTAGAATAGTTATAGTCATATGTAGGAATACCATAAGATATTAAAGATTATTAAACAATTGCAATGATTTTGGATTTTCACCAATATTTATAGTTGTTTACTTctatattagtaaaaaaaaaaaaatcacattttattatttttatttttttggacaagtgcacttttattttcttggacAAGTGCACTTTTACTTTAAATGATCTaataaaactgtttttttttgtccaatATATAGATCAAGTGCTCACTTATTATTCCGTACTTGTTCGAGTCATGAAcaagtttatcttataaatatgtaatttaaatGGCAACACACCacttttataaatttgatgaacCAAAACACTCTATCCTGATACTTTTTATATAATAGTATTTCTtaggttttcttttctttaacaaaatttgaaaaaaaaacaaaagcgcTACCTTGTAATAAATGATGATTCATACGAAACtcttatattcttttaaaaaaatcgagTTGTATTAACAAATCGGCTGGAAGAAAAAGGAATTACAAGAAAGCAAACCAAATTCATTGCAATAAAAGGTATCAACAAGATTGCTATAACAAAAGATCAAAGCCAACAAGCTGAAAAAGAAACAGTGCTTCAAAGAGGTGATGGTCCCATCTGATATTGTGGAGCATTGGTTGGTGAAGTAGCCAAGGGAGAAGGTGAAGGAGACATAGAAGAGCTTGGTGATCTGACTGGTCCCGGAACTGGAGCAGCCACTGGACCCAACGAGGCCGGAAAGACGAGGATGTGAAGCTTTTGTCCTATGTCGCAGTGACCAGGAACTCCACATATGAAGTGTTGAAATCCAGGTTTGGTTAGAGTTACCGTGTCTGATCCAGTTTGGTACCTCGCTAACGGATTAGACGAGTAGCATAGCTCGAAATCATGGGGAGTGACTTCAGTGACGTCGTGGAACTCGTTGTTGTATTCGAAGACCAGTGAGTCTCCTACTTGAAAAGTTCTTGAAGAAGCCCAAGCTTGGTAATCCACACCCATCATGGTCCATCCGCTCGAGTCGCCGACTTTGTGAACCGTTCCTCCTACTCCAACCCCCATAAGTGCCACAAGAATCATAAGAGAAGTGAAGAAAAGTTTGCTATTGATCCAAGCCATAATTGATCGTTGTTTGATTCTTGATTTTTAGAGTCGAGAGAAAAGTTTGGTAGATATCTTATGGAGAAgtgattgagtttgttttgtgaaaAATCTAGTTCCCCTATACATGTGTTTATATAGAAACCGAGGTTTCCAAGATAAGGAAAAATTAAGATAATCAACTATACACAATCTCAATAAAAAGGGAAATTGTTG
Protein-coding regions in this window:
- the LOC106434537 gene encoding mavicyanin-like, with amino-acid sequence MAWINSKLFFTSLMILVALIGVGVGGTVHKVGDSSGWTMMGVDYQAWASSRTFQVGNSLVFEYNNEFHDVTEVTPHDFELCYSSNPLARYQTGSDTVTLTKRGFQHFICGVPGHC
- the LOC106434535 gene encoding mavicyanin-like gives rise to the protein MAWINSKLFFTSLMILVALMGVGVGGTVHKVGDSSGWTMMGVDYQAWASSRTFQVGDSLVFEYNNEFHDVTEVTPHDFELCYSSNPLARYQTGSDTVTLTKPGFQHFICGVPGHCDIGQKLHILVFPASLGPVAAPVPGPVRSPSSSMSPSPSPLATSPTNAPQYQMGPSPL